The sequence AGGTTCACAAACAATGAGTTAGACACCTGCAGAGATTTTCTCATTCCTTGAAAAAGCTGTCGCTGCTCCTCCAGGTAGACAGTAGGACCCCAGACACCAGGCCACATGCCCAGACAagaaactaaattttattttgatcatCAGTCCCCAAGAAGAGCAAagaaatttcatttcctttttctgaaaTAAACATCATAAAGAACATTCACTGAAAGCTAGTAGCAATATAAAAAGTACAAAGTTTTAGGAGCTATATAATTCCTAGCCAAGAACAAGCCATAGCTTAATACATTCCATGGGAAGAACAATTATTCCTCTGTTTAGACTTATTTCATGAAGGATAATCGTGCTAAATTAAGTGGAGTTATGCTTTTAAATACAACTCATTATGCAAAAGGAATAGGGCTCAGTTTTAATATGCTGAATCAGCAAATTTACCGCTTGCAAGTTAAGTcactttaaatattataataattgGCATAAGCTAAAAGTGCGATTTAGTTTAAATAATATCAgtaccaacatttattgagtggttACTATGTTACAGGGACTGTTGTGAGCCATGacctcatttaatgctcacaatgCCCATCTGGGATAGAAACTATGATCATCTCcaatttatagataaggaaactgaagtagAAAAAAGTTATGCAACTTGTCTAAACTAAAATGGCAGAGGGGGCAAAAAAACCAGCATagatagtagagctgggatttgaacccaggcagtcagaCTCTGGTGCCTGGGCCCCAGTCacttaaaatagcaaataaaaattgTATTGAAAATCCTAATATGGCCTGCAGGGAAAATATAGGAATGAATTTGACAATTCCAAGGAAATCGGCCAAAAAGAAGATCTGGGtttgtgaagtttattttttaactacTTTAACAGTCACCTGACTGGTTTCCTTACTCTATTTTCTACATCTTACACCTTCCCCTTATTAAGCTTCCTATGATACCTCCATCAGCATGTCATTACTTTGACCAAAAGCTTCCAATGGCTCCCTTCTGCCTCTCTGGTAGATCTCAAACTTGAATATGCATCAGAAATACCAGGAAAGCTTGTTTAAAATACTAATTTCCTAGACAGCAACCCAGAAATTTTGATTTAGTAGGTCGGGGTGGGGCCtagaaatctgtgttttaagcAAGGTCCCCAGGAAGGACCACACTTTGTGAAACATTGGCTTATTTGGACAAAGCCCAAACTTTTCATTCTAGCATTCAAGGCTGTCTATGACCTGGCCCAAACCCATGTAACTCCTACTATGAATGCTATATTCTAGAATGGCCATGTTTCTCAAACTTCTCATATAGGAGACATTTCCAATTTCAAACTCTTGTCCACCCCATCCCCAGTCTACCTGGAATGACCTCCTGCCCTCTTTCCTCTTGTCTAAACACTATACATCCCTCATGGTCAGCCCAAGTTTCACCTGCTCTATAAGACTCTTCCCAAATTCTCCAACCCAGAGGATATCACTCCTTTTCTGAACAATTTAAGCCTCTACTGTTTGACCCCAAACTTTCTGGTATTTAACTGGTTTCAAGAGTATATGCCTGCTTTCCCAATTAGTCTGATGGCTTTTTGAGGGCCACTACAGCTGCcctatccaatatggtagccacaagCCAggtgtggctatttaaatttaaactaattgaaattaaataaaatgaaaaaattcaagtCCTCAGTCACACTAGGCACACTTCAAGTgcttaatagccacatgtggctaatggctactGTATTGAACAGCACAGAACATTTCCCCCATCACAGAAAATTCTAataggcagtgctgaaagggtcTGTTATTGCTGTCATAGCTACAGCTACAGCTACCTTCTTACACACTCTTTGTATAAATGTTGTTTGTTCTAAAGTTATGGTAAATAGGTATCCTGACCACAAAAAAGTGAtgggtttctttttaaactttgatTCCCATGTCCAGTAAAAATAGGCTCAGAAGATAAGTCTCAAATGTAAATATCACTCGGCACTTCTAATGAAGTCTCAAAACCTTTGTCTTTTCTCAATTCTCATCCTTCTTGACCTCTCTGCTGCACTTGGTGTTATATAGATCAGACTTCTTTCTCCTATGCAAACTGTCACCTCCTTTGCTTCCATGACCCtgtaacaaaaataagaaaaatcatcactaatttattgagctcttaccatgtgccaggcaccatgctaagcactttatacaCCTCAACAAGCCTATTAggtagctactattattatctccattttatagatgaagcatctgaaattcaaagaggCTTAATTGATTTGCTCAAGGTTACAGAGCTGGTGGAGCTGGGTCTAGAACCCAAACCtcttttttaatgtcttcttttttttttttttttttttatctttattttttattaataaaataattaataaaataactcATTATgatttttggagaaaaaaaagtcttaaaatgtTCCATTTCATGTTAATGTAGGTTAAGCCATTGAAAAGACAAAGCAAAGAATCAACATTAAGTCATGGTCCAGGGTaataattattagaaataaatacATGGCTTATGGTAGTTGATAAGCACAGACAACCAAAGTAAACTgtatttcaaatttgtttttataaaagcaCATTAAAGATTACTTTAAAATAGTGTCCATCCTTTCTTTTAAATGGGCATACTTATCTGCATCCATGTACAAATATAACAGACTTGACCCATTAACTTTCTTAATTCTTAATGCAAATACAATtccttgttttttaatgcaatacaacaaaataatataaagtgAAGTCATTAGAAAAATATGGATCTTTCTGAATctatagtgtatttttaatttaaattagaaaatacagtttAGATCATATAAACACATGGATTTCAGATTTACATATTACTTGTATCTAACAGATTATTACATATGGTCTTATTTTGgctgaaatgcaaaaatatgattAACTTCTTAATAACAGATTAGTTATAAAATACTTTCCATTGATAGCAGTGCTAATCCTAGAACAAAATATCAGCAgaacatatttgtaaatcacTGTCTATTCAATGCCCAAGTTATGCAGATCCTAACAATAAGCCCTGAAATACATTTGCTTTAAAGATTACTGAATGAAAATTTCATATCTGATAATCTTTAATTTACACACTCCCATATAGTTGAAATCTGCTTTCTACAAGAAATAACTTCAAGTAAACATtgcatatttgatttttaaactaACTTTATAGCTAACCTCACTTATGAAACATTGGATCATAAACactaaatatgtaaaaaaatttgtaaaaaaatcattcttatgTAAAAGATGAATCTGAACTTTGtaaacatgtttattttaatatactgtaGCTGCTCTTTGGTTTGGCATAGTGATACTGGTCAGATGCCTCAGGTACTGAATATTCAAGTGAATCCGAACCTGGGTAAAACAAGAATCCTATCTAATTTGTTTTTAATGGCAGTGGCAATACCTGAAATTTAACTTGATTTTCCTTAATTATCATTATAAATGTTCAAGCGtttgaaagacaaaagataaatttTGACAGGGCTTCATTTTGACCTTTTTTCCCCAAATagttaatagcaataataaacaTCAGTTGAAATTCCAAAGAGGCAGCCTCCCTGATTCTCATACTACCTATAGACCCCTGCTGAATGGTcacaaatatgtaggaataaattcaGCCAAATATTACTTAGAATGCAACAAAATGCTGGTTGTAAATTAAATCAAAGGTAACTAAAGTAAAAgactaaaattgaaaaattcttcAGTGTTTACTGTGCTATTAAAGATGAagttaaataacaaaaattaaaagcatagaGGAGGATGACACTATCACAAAAGGGCCTGAAtaggttaaagggggaaattatgTTTCTTCAGTTGTTATCCAGTTGCATACAGATCCTTTCATCTAAATGAAGAAATACATGCAAAAAGTACCAGAAGGAAATCTGATGTCACCAAGTAAGCTTATACATTTACTACTTctttataatatgcaaactgcCAAACATCACTGAAGTGATGTTTTTGGTTGGTAATTGACATCCCCTAACTCTCATAAGTTTTCTAGACTCAGATTAATAAGACTGTGAAGTTGAAATAAAGGtagaagttttatttatttatttaaataaataaaactttattttaaagttgaaataaattcaatttatttagttGAAATAAATCTacctttattttaactttattgtcttataaataaaatattgtagtATTCCAAACTATATTTTCAGAGCTAACTCATTCCATTAGTTCAAAGGGGGAAAAAGtcacttcattttaaaatttgatattacTATGGCCAGTGGAAGTAGACAAATCTTATAAATTGTAAACCTGGAACAGTAACTAAAATTTATGCTACATTAGGAAATTTTAGAGCTATGCCTAGTATACTGATTGGCATATAGAGGTACTCTAAGAATTTTGTTGGATGAGTGAAAAGTAAAGTTGCTTTGGAAAATTAGGAATCACAGAATGTTAGAAGCCATCCAGTCTCACTCATTCATAGTactatcccaccccaccccacccccgcttcTTTGACAGGCCAGTAAACTACAGCCTTTGACACTTATGCACATGCTTAATGGTCAAGGTTTATCTCTACTCATCTACTGGAAACAATCATTTTGGTTTCTGTGTGTTTGACCAAACACTATAAATGAGGAGCAATGTTTctatattgtttgtcttttatagGATACCGTACTTTTCTTTAGAATTAATGCAACAATTCCTGTCACTTAAActagattttaaaaggaaaaagggcagaaaggggATGCTGTTAGAGGAACTCAAATTTAAAAGTTTGCTTTAAGAGTAGAATCTGACTTCTCAGGGACTGGGGAGTATTTAAATGACTCTGATTAGAATTTCTGTCCTGAGAGCAGTATCATTCTAAACCGTGCTTTCTCTAGTTCAAATTACAGTTTTAAGCCACTGTTTAAGCTGTTACAGGATTACTGTAAAAAGTTTCAGagtaattttcagtaattatctTAACTGAAATTTGAAAGACCCAACTCAGCAGCACATTACATTCTACCCTGAGGATACTTATATGGGCACTTTCTGGGCACTGAAAGTTCAAcagaaaagtaattaaaaagcaaagagaacaCAAAATATTTCCTGTATTGCCAAGTTTCCTTTAAGCCTTGGGCATCCACTACACTACATGGCTGTATTATTACATATAACTAAGCCTTCAATGAATTATACAAATGTATTCTATGGTTTAAATGATTATATTTAGATATATGAATCCTTCTGAGTGTTAGTTTAtagtcaacaataaaaaaactttattaaaaatgttgAGTATAAAACAGTAATTATAAATTAGCaaacacccaattaaaaaaaggagttattttcttttttccttatactAGTACAAGCAATAGATTCAGATATTATTATTCACGTCCACCATACTGCCGCAGATATACTTCACTTAAGACAACTTTTTAGCTTGTGATTTTGGAGTGAAAATTTATATGGACACTAAAAAAACCGCTAATAATGTAACTCaggtaaaaaaaatacatatgctgTGTAAAACGTGATTGAGCGCTCATGTTATACCATTTCATAAAAGGTAAGTATTATTTCCAAAGTAAAATTAAGTCACTTTTGTAGCTGTAAGTCAATGCTGCACACATGGACATTTAAGATTAAGGCATCTTCCTGCTCTGGAGTAGTCCTTCTGTGGATCCAGCAATTTGTACAAAGGCTTcctttgttaaaaaatatatcttcttttatactctcattatttcatttcattgatcACTTTCTtccaaatgaaactgaaaatatcaGTTCATAATGCGTTTTTATAATCCTGATCTGATGCTGCCTTCTTCAGATCCATTCTCTGTCCAATGAGATTCACTGTCCAATAATCGGTTTTTTGATTCACTAAGTGGTTTGATAGGAAAGGTTTGATTTGATCCAACACTTCTGGCATATTCGTTTTGGCTTGTAACAGAAGCTTGTTCTGGGTCCATCCCAACAAGGCGAGTTGGAAAACTGCAACCATCACCCAAGCTTGAAAATACTGGAAGTAGCCAATATTTCTTTTCATCACCAAAGACTTGTCTCCAATTTTTACTGTATCCAAGAGAGAAACCATTTCCATCAGGTCCATATGAAAATGTGGGTGCACGGAATGATTCTATTGTTGTTCGATTTTTTCCAACCAGCCAGCAGTGATAGCTGAAAAGTGACAGGACGCTGATGAAGAACATTGcagacacaaagaaaagaaaaagtacgTGGAATTTTGCACGTGTATCTGACAATTCATTCGTCCAAAATTTTATAAAGTACTGTAAAACTGTTGTAGTCACGAAAAGGCAATATAATAGGGAATACAATAAAAACAGCAGGAAGAATTTGTAATTAGAAAATCCCACACAATTATTCACCCATGGACAGTGATGATCCATCTTAAGAATACATAAGTCACATGCTGAGCAGTGGTGCGTACGATCAGGTTTAATCAACTGACATTTTTCACAATATCTGATGGTCCTTGAAGCTGATGTGGTATAAATAGGCAAGTCCCTTGCAGCTCGTCTCAAAATTTCTTGCTGTCTTTCTTGACTGAATTCCTTTTCATAACGTTCCTTTTCAGCACTGCACAGGTAGAACTCTTTGGAGGGGGAAGCGGGAGATGTGAAAATTGTCATCCAATAGGACCATACAAACataacaaaga is a genomic window of Choloepus didactylus isolate mChoDid1 chromosome X, mChoDid1.pri, whole genome shotgun sequence containing:
- the LOC119523195 gene encoding palmitoyltransferase ZDHHC20-like is translated as MFVWSYWMTIFTSPASPSKEFYLCSAEKERYEKEFSQERQQEILRRAARDLPIYTTSASRTIRYCEKCQLIKPDRTHHCSACDLCILKMDHHCPWVNNCVGFSNYKFFLLFLLYSLLYCLFVTTTVLQYFIKFWTNELSDTRAKFHVLFLFFVSAMFFISVLSLFSYHCWLVGKNRTTIESFRAPTFSYGPDGNGFSLGYSKNWRQVFGDEKKYWLLPVFSSLGDGCSFPTRLVGMDPEQASVTSQNEYARSVGSNQTFPIKPLSESKNRLLDSESHWTENGSEEGSIRSGL